The following proteins are co-located in the Cupriavidus pauculus genome:
- a CDS encoding MarR family winged helix-turn-helix transcriptional regulator translates to MAKTPASKGKTTGDTPPEVEIPAPGEGKRGESGYLAYLLRQASAANRLRMERALADLGVTLPQFFVLTMLGAYPGASGADVARLALLTPQTVSVIMGNLEKMGAIARQPHPVHGRIQTIALTDAGTALLAQCKVRASAVDRELRAGLTPDEEQVVRRWLVSLAVPGDAVAE, encoded by the coding sequence ATGGCAAAGACCCCTGCATCGAAAGGGAAAACAACCGGCGACACGCCGCCGGAGGTGGAAATCCCGGCACCCGGCGAGGGCAAGCGTGGCGAAAGCGGCTACCTGGCCTATCTGCTGCGCCAGGCCAGCGCCGCCAACCGGCTGCGGATGGAACGCGCGCTGGCGGACCTTGGCGTCACGCTGCCGCAGTTCTTCGTGCTGACGATGCTCGGCGCCTACCCGGGCGCGTCGGGCGCCGACGTGGCACGGCTGGCGCTGCTGACGCCGCAGACGGTCAGCGTGATCATGGGCAACCTGGAGAAGATGGGCGCCATCGCCCGGCAGCCGCACCCGGTGCACGGCCGCATCCAGACCATCGCGCTGACCGACGCCGGCACGGCGCTGCTGGCGCAGTGCAAGGTCCGCGCGAGCGCGGTGGACCGCGAGTTGCGCGCGGGGCTGACGCCCGACGAGGAGCAGGTCGTGCGGCGCTGGCTGGTCAGCCTGGCCGTGCCCGGCGACGCCGTGGCCGAGTAG
- a CDS encoding carboxymuconolactone decarboxylase family protein, whose translation MDFQNFTQLAPDVYASLGGVSKAVTASGLDKALVELVKLRVSQINGCAFCLQFHLNIARKLDIDPRKFDLLAGWRDAGLYTERERAALDWAEALTRLADAGTPGPRDAALARARAVFDEKELVNLAAAVATINAWNRIAVGLHFPPPPAEAPRGGQQ comes from the coding sequence ATGGACTTTCAGAATTTCACGCAGCTCGCCCCGGACGTGTATGCGTCGCTGGGTGGCGTCAGCAAGGCGGTGACGGCCTCGGGCCTGGACAAGGCGCTGGTCGAACTGGTCAAGCTGCGCGTCTCGCAAATCAACGGCTGCGCGTTCTGCCTGCAATTCCACCTGAACATCGCGCGCAAGCTCGATATCGATCCGCGCAAGTTCGACCTGCTGGCCGGCTGGCGCGACGCCGGCCTCTACACCGAGCGCGAGCGCGCCGCGCTGGACTGGGCCGAGGCGCTGACGCGGCTGGCCGATGCCGGCACCCCCGGCCCCCGCGACGCCGCCCTGGCCCGCGCGCGCGCCGTGTTCGACGAGAAGGAGCTGGTCAACCTGGCCGCCGCCGTGGCCACCATCAACGCCTGGAACCGTATCGCCGTCGGCCTGCATTTTCCGCCGCCGCCGGCCGAGGCACCGCGCGGAGGCCAGCAATGA
- a CDS encoding GNAT family N-acetyltransferase yields MSDRIADRIAIRRLETAEEVAAAFPLMHQLRPHLTDAAELVTRWRRQTGDGYHLAGLWDDGALVALAGYRLADNLIVGQHLYVDDLVTDAHARSGGYGRRLMDWLKAETAAAGCTQLVLDTPLTNVLGHRFYYRNGLLARALRFYFPID; encoded by the coding sequence ATGAGCGACCGCATCGCCGACCGCATCGCAATCCGCCGGCTGGAAACGGCCGAGGAAGTTGCCGCCGCCTTCCCGCTGATGCACCAGCTACGCCCGCACCTGACGGACGCCGCCGAACTGGTCACGCGCTGGCGCCGCCAGACCGGCGACGGCTACCACCTGGCCGGCCTGTGGGACGACGGCGCGCTGGTGGCGCTGGCCGGCTACCGGCTGGCCGACAACCTGATCGTCGGCCAGCACCTGTATGTCGATGACCTGGTCACCGACGCCCACGCGCGCAGCGGCGGGTACGGCCGCCGGCTGATGGACTGGCTCAAGGCCGAAACGGCGGCGGCCGGCTGCACCCAGCTCGTGCTGGACACCCCGCTGACCAACGTGCTGGGCCACCGCTTCTACTACCGCAACGGCCTGCTGGCGCGGGCGCTGCGCTTCTATTTCCCGATCGACTGA